The segment GATGCCCCAATAATCTAATACTGTAAATATTTTAATAAATATCAGATAGAAAATTATGTAAAAATTTATATTAAATAAAAAATATAGATAATAGGATGAATCCATGGATATATCTCATAATTGCAGGAATTGCAGAAATCGGATGGGCACTTTCACTTAAGTTCTCTGAAGGTTTTACTAATACAATCATGTCAATATCAACTGTAATTATTATGGTTATAAGTATAGTATTTTTATCTTTTGCTCTAAAAGAAATACCAATTGGAACAGCTTATGCTATATGGACAGCCATAGGTGCTGTTGGAGTAGCTATTGTAGGAATGATATTTCTAGGAGAAACAAAAACATTAATCAGAATTTTTTGTATTATGCTAGTTATCGGAGGAATAATTGGTTTAAAAATTTCTGGATAATGAAAATAAAATCTATAATATATAAAATCTATAATATAATATAATTTATAAATAAATGTGCAATATCATAATTGTATTATATTTATATAAATTATAAAAAATGTAGGAAAAAATATAAGAAATATAACTTTTTTAGAGAAATGGATAAAAATGATTTAATATTTAAAAAACAGTGAAAACAGGCATATTTTTGTAAAAAAATGAATAATATATAATATAAATAGATTTTACCCTATTTATCACTGAAAAGATTAATATGAAATCATATACTCAGTTAAAAAAAGACATTATAAGTAGTATTTTTGTAAAATAAGCTATTTTTAAACTGATTTTGATAAAATAAACTGTAAATCATAGAGATGTTGATGATGTTGATTAAATTCCTTTTAAGGTCTCTTTATTTGCTAAAAAAACCGCAAATCAAAGGTATTTTTCAAAATTAAAACAAAACCTTTATATACTATGCAGAATTAATAGAAGAAGTGAAGTTAAATTACATAGCTATAAGAATTGTAAAATGTGATAAATTTTATAAGAGTTATTTATCTATCTCTTTTTCAATTTTATATGTGATTTAAAGATAATTGTTTGTGAGGCGGATCAATCAAACACCAAATAAAAAGAACATCTAATGATGTTTCTTTTTATTTTTTTTAAATATTTATTTTTATAAATAATAGTATAATTTTAACAAAATATTATATTTTTGAATGTTCTCTATTCTATTTAAAAAAAACTCTTTCAATTTTAGAAGAAATAACATAATTTAACAAAATCATTATTTAAAAACTATATTTAAAAAAAAATATTCTATTTAAAAAATATATTAATCATATATTTTATAATCTAATATTTTAAAGTCATAGATTATAAAATATTTTCTAAAGAAATTTTTAATTGATCTATATCATTAATAATGAACTCATTTTCTAATTCTTTTATCTTTGGTCTATTAACTAATATAACAGCTATTTTTAGGTCAATAGCAGCAGCTATTTTTGAATGAACTCCTCCTATATCCCCACTTTCTTTTGTAATAATAACTTGAGTATTTAATTCTTCCATTAAGGCCTTATTAAATTTTTTTGAGAAAATACCTTGCATTGCAATTATATTTTCACCATAAATTCCAAGATTGTTACATTTTTCAATAGAAGATTTAATTGGAAGCACACGGACAAAAAAGTTTTTTTTATCAATTTTTGATTTTGAAGATGAAAGAATAGATTCTATTGTATTTACTCCAGCTAAATGAAGAATATTATTATTAAAAAAATTAGTAGATATTAAATCTCCTGCTTCTTCAAAAGAATCAACAAAATATATATTATTACTATGGTTTTCAAAATTTGAATAATCAGTTCCAGGCCTTTCAAAACGAATATAAGGAATATTAGCTATTTTTGAAGTTTTAATAGCTGTTGATGTTACATGAGATGCAAAAGGATGTGTAGCATCGATAAAAACATCAAAACCATTTTCATCAAAATAATTATTCAAAAGATTCAATATTTCAGATTCAGACAATGGTTTATCAACTACATCATCAGATCCTGCTTCTTTAGCTAATTTTCCACCGTAATTGGTAGTTGTTGTAGTTAATATATATGATGAATTATAGGTTTCTTTTAAAAATTTAATTATATTAATAGAATCCTTAGTTCCACCCATTAAAAAAACTCGTAAATTAGAGAACTTGGACTCTAATTTACCTACTTTACTATTCATAATCCACCATTAATTAAGTCATTCATTGAAATAAATTATTTAATTAACTAATCAAACATAACCAAATCATAGCATTATTGGTTTATTTCTGATATTTTTTAATATTTAATTAATTCAATTATTTTAGAATTATTATCCATTACCAACAATTCTATTAACTATTCTATCAGAAATAAAAATAATTCCTGCTACAATAACAATCAATATCCATTCCATAGGTCCAATAGC is part of the Methanobrevibacter sp. TMH8 genome and harbors:
- a CDS encoding multidrug efflux SMR transporter; this translates as MNPWIYLIIAGIAEIGWALSLKFSEGFTNTIMSISTVIIMVISIVFLSFALKEIPIGTAYAIWTAIGAVGVAIVGMIFLGETKTLIRIFCIMLVIGGIIGLKISG
- the cobK gene encoding precorrin-6A reductase; protein product: MNSKVGKLESKFSNLRVFLMGGTKDSINIIKFLKETYNSSYILTTTTTNYGGKLAKEAGSDDVVDKPLSESEILNLLNNYFDENGFDVFIDATHPFASHVTSTAIKTSKIANIPYIRFERPGTDYSNFENHSNNIYFVDSFEEAGDLISTNFFNNNILHLAGVNTIESILSSSKSKIDKKNFFVRVLPIKSSIEKCNNLGIYGENIIAMQGIFSKKFNKALMEELNTQVIITKESGDIGGVHSKIAAAIDLKIAVILVNRPKIKELENEFIINDIDQLKISLENIL